From one Acidimicrobiales bacterium genomic stretch:
- a CDS encoding NAD+ synthase, with the protein MNRIRLALVQIGTVVGDLAGNVERVRRRLDEVDDCDLALFPEMTVTGYPLEDLVHKPGFVADSRAAVAEIAAASGRCALVVGFADPGPDGLVHNAVAVCHRGRIVGTYHKECLPTYDVFDEGRDYEPGSGPLRLFRVGGVRVGVAICEDLWVVGGPIERLVDGGAELLVTVNGSPFHRGKQAARESVVTATATSSGRPVAYLNLVGGQDQLVFDGGSMVADPSGLVVGRAPRFREAVVILDVDVPTVEAGDDDLPVVEVSGAVERDDHLMAPPLLPLDEVAELYEALVTATRDYVRKSGFSDVCLGLSGGVDSALVATIAADALGPEHVHAVLMPSRYSSGHSVSDAEALVAAQGLDVTTLHIEDVHMAFAGTLAVTPDGEPAGLTDENLQSRIRGVLLMARSNANGWLVLTTGNKSESAVGYTTLYGDTAGAYAVIKDVYKTQVYELCRWRNAGEPGCDGRPVIPDGILSKPPSAELRPDQRDDQSLPPYEILDPLLEAYVEGDRTRAELIADGHDPDLVDRVVRLVDGAEFKRRQTPVGPKVTVKGFGRDRRMPIVNHYRG; encoded by the coding sequence ATGAACCGGATCCGACTGGCGCTGGTGCAGATCGGCACCGTCGTGGGTGACCTGGCGGGCAACGTGGAACGAGTCAGGCGTCGGCTCGACGAGGTCGACGACTGCGACCTTGCGCTGTTCCCGGAGATGACGGTGACCGGCTATCCGCTCGAGGACCTGGTCCACAAGCCCGGCTTCGTGGCCGACAGCCGGGCAGCGGTCGCCGAAATCGCCGCTGCGAGCGGTCGTTGCGCGCTGGTGGTCGGATTCGCCGATCCCGGGCCCGACGGGCTGGTCCACAATGCGGTGGCCGTCTGCCACCGAGGTCGGATCGTCGGCACCTACCACAAGGAGTGCCTGCCCACCTACGACGTGTTCGACGAAGGCCGGGATTACGAACCCGGTTCGGGCCCTCTCCGGTTGTTCCGGGTGGGCGGCGTGCGGGTGGGGGTCGCCATCTGTGAGGACCTCTGGGTCGTCGGAGGTCCGATCGAGCGCCTGGTCGACGGTGGTGCCGAGCTGCTCGTGACGGTGAACGGCTCGCCGTTCCACCGGGGGAAGCAGGCGGCCCGGGAGTCAGTGGTGACAGCCACGGCGACCTCGTCGGGTCGCCCGGTGGCATACCTGAACCTCGTCGGTGGACAGGACCAACTGGTATTCGACGGCGGATCGATGGTGGCCGACCCGTCAGGGCTGGTTGTCGGTCGAGCTCCACGGTTTCGGGAGGCCGTGGTCATCCTCGACGTGGACGTTCCGACGGTGGAGGCGGGCGACGACGACCTTCCGGTGGTGGAGGTGTCCGGGGCAGTGGAACGCGACGACCACCTCATGGCGCCGCCCTTGCTGCCGCTGGACGAGGTGGCAGAGCTCTACGAGGCCCTGGTGACCGCGACGCGTGACTACGTCCGCAAGAGCGGCTTCAGCGACGTCTGCCTCGGCCTCTCGGGTGGGGTGGACTCGGCGCTGGTGGCCACCATCGCCGCCGACGCCCTCGGTCCGGAGCACGTCCACGCCGTGTTGATGCCGTCCAGGTACTCGAGCGGCCACTCGGTATCCGATGCCGAGGCCCTGGTCGCCGCGCAGGGACTAGACGTGACCACCCTGCACATCGAAGACGTCCACATGGCGTTCGCCGGAACCCTGGCGGTGACGCCAGACGGTGAGCCGGCCGGGCTGACCGACGAGAACCTGCAGTCCCGGATCCGCGGGGTCCTGCTGATGGCCCGCTCCAACGCCAACGGCTGGCTGGTACTGACCACCGGGAACAAGAGCGAGTCGGCTGTCGGCTACACCACGCTCTACGGCGACACCGCCGGTGCCTATGCCGTGATCAAGGACGTGTACAAGACCCAGGTGTACGAGCTCTGTCGCTGGCGCAATGCCGGTGAGCCGGGCTGTGACGGCCGCCCCGTGATTCCCGACGGGATCCTCTCGAAGCCGCCATCGGCCGAGCTCCGGCCTGACCAGCGCGACGATCAGAGCCTGCCGCCCTACGAAATCCTGGATCCCCTGCTGGAGGCCTACGTCGAGGGTGATCGGACCAGGGCCGAGCTCATCGCCGACGGTCACGACCCCGACCTCGTAGACCGGGTCGTACGGCTGGTGGACGGCGCGGAGTTCAAGCGTCGACAGACCCCGGTGGGCCCGAAGGTAACCGTCAAGGGGTTCGGCCGGGATCGCCGTATGCCCATCGTCAACCACTACCGGGGTTGA
- a CDS encoding sigma-70 family RNA polymerase sigma factor, with product MAKERVERDEEDLVRLYLTDIGQYPLLTKEGEVRLAQQIEAGVEARTALAEKDDSLAPARRRELKRNLKRGEDAQRTFVQSNLRLVVSIAKKYQASGLPLLDLIQEGNLGLMHAVEKFDWRKGFKFSTYATWWIRQAITRGIANTGRTIRLPVHAGDTLARLQKARSRLELKLGRQATLAELSAEVEMPEEKVTEALRFAAEPLSLSEPLREDGDAELGDVVPDHHAESPFEEAVTSLLPEEISRLLAPLDTREREILKLRFGLDRGEPRTLEEVGEHFNLTRERIRQIEARAMSKLRHPSSDTGARDLLAV from the coding sequence GTGGCCAAGGAACGGGTCGAACGGGACGAGGAAGACCTCGTCAGGCTGTATCTCACCGACATCGGGCAGTACCCGCTCCTGACCAAGGAGGGCGAGGTCCGACTCGCCCAGCAGATCGAGGCCGGGGTCGAGGCCCGCACCGCGCTGGCCGAGAAGGACGACTCCCTCGCACCGGCCCGTCGACGTGAGCTGAAGCGGAACCTCAAGCGGGGCGAGGACGCCCAGCGCACGTTCGTCCAGTCGAACCTCCGCTTGGTGGTGTCTATAGCCAAGAAGTACCAGGCATCGGGCCTGCCGCTGCTAGACCTCATCCAGGAGGGCAACCTCGGCCTGATGCACGCCGTAGAGAAGTTCGACTGGCGCAAGGGCTTCAAGTTCTCCACCTACGCCACCTGGTGGATCCGACAGGCCATCACCCGCGGCATCGCCAACACCGGCCGCACCATCCGCCTACCGGTCCACGCCGGCGACACGTTGGCGCGCCTGCAGAAGGCCCGCTCCCGCCTGGAGTTGAAATTGGGTCGGCAGGCCACGCTCGCCGAACTCTCCGCCGAGGTGGAGATGCCGGAGGAGAAGGTGACAGAGGCACTCCGCTTCGCAGCCGAGCCTCTCTCCCTGAGCGAACCGCTGAGGGAGGACGGCGACGCCGAACTCGGTGATGTGGTCCCGGACCACCACGCCGAGTCGCCGTTCGAGGAGGCGGTCACCTCCCTGCTCCCCGAGGAGATAAGCCGGCTTCTGGCCCCGCTGGACACCCGCGAGCGCGAGATCCTCAAGTTGCGATTCGGATTGGACCGCGGTGAGCCCCGGACCCTCGAGGAGGTCGGGGAGCACTTCAACCTGACCCGTGAGCGCATCCGCCAGATCGAGGCCCGTGCCATGTCGAAGCTCCGCCATCCGAGCAGTGACACGGGCGCCCGTGACCTGCTGGCCGTCTAG
- a CDS encoding HAD-IB family hydrolase has protein sequence MEAAFFDLDKTVIARASMAAYGPALRRAGYLSAPMVLRAAWGQLLFRFFGADEATMDRARRTALRLAAGWEQEGLRRFARDHLAEVIEPIVYDEALDLFAHHRAEGRLLVLVSASPVEIVAPLADHLGVDEYVATTPMIDAEGRYTGEVEFYAHGPGKAEAILRLAHELGLDLTGSWAYTDSATDLPMLELVGHPVAVNPDRDLRREAEKRGWLILEFDNPVPLGDRVPIDRNWIAASALTAGIVLGAVAGIRRLRRRARRG, from the coding sequence GTGGAGGCAGCATTCTTTGACCTCGACAAGACGGTCATAGCCCGTGCCTCCATGGCCGCCTACGGGCCCGCCCTCCGTCGTGCCGGCTACCTCAGTGCGCCCATGGTGCTCCGGGCGGCCTGGGGCCAGCTGCTCTTCCGCTTCTTCGGCGCCGACGAGGCCACCATGGACCGTGCCCGCCGTACGGCGCTGCGCCTGGCGGCCGGCTGGGAGCAGGAGGGCCTGCGACGGTTCGCCCGCGACCACCTGGCCGAGGTGATCGAGCCGATCGTCTACGACGAGGCACTCGACCTATTCGCCCACCATCGTGCTGAGGGTCGGCTCCTCGTCCTCGTGTCGGCGTCCCCGGTGGAGATCGTTGCCCCGCTGGCCGACCACCTCGGGGTCGACGAGTATGTGGCCACCACTCCGATGATCGACGCCGAGGGTCGTTACACCGGGGAGGTTGAGTTCTACGCACACGGCCCGGGCAAGGCAGAGGCCATCCTCCGCCTCGCCCACGAGCTGGGACTGGACCTCACGGGGTCATGGGCGTACACCGATTCGGCAACCGACCTGCCGATGCTCGAGTTGGTGGGCCACCCGGTAGCCGTGAACCCGGACCGGGACCTACGCCGCGAAGCGGAGAAGAGGGGATGGCTGATCCTGGAGTTCGACAACCCGGTCCCGCTGGGCGACCGGGTCCCGATCGACCGGAACTGGATCGCGGCCAGCGCTCTCACCGCCGGAATCGTCCTGGGCGCGGTGGCCGGCATCCGACGACTCCGTCGTCGGGCCCGGCGGGGCTAG
- a CDS encoding STAS domain-containing protein encodes MQLDVHRYPRDNCVVLVVLGDLDLAGAPRLRQSVVAETATGTRHLVLDLTAVDFIDSTGLGVVVGSLRRLRAHDAELSVVCPEQRIRRVFEMCDLDRVFTLHATVADAVADRESV; translated from the coding sequence GTGCAACTTGACGTCCACCGCTATCCACGCGACAACTGCGTGGTTCTGGTCGTCCTCGGCGACCTGGACCTTGCCGGCGCCCCACGGCTCCGGCAGTCGGTGGTGGCCGAGACCGCCACCGGTACCCGCCACCTGGTGCTGGACCTGACGGCGGTCGACTTCATCGACTCCACCGGCCTGGGCGTGGTGGTCGGTTCCCTGAGACGCCTCAGGGCCCACGACGCAGAACTCTCGGTGGTCTGTCCCGAGCAGCGGATCCGTCGCGTCTTCGAGATGTGCGACCTCGACCGGGTGTTCACGCTCCATGCCACCGTCGCCGATGCCGTGGCCGATCGGGAGTCGGTGTGA
- a CDS encoding ATP-binding protein translates to MPPRSEYLQLVRAIVGATAALEDGLHSGRVADLRLVASEAVANAIVAQGSILAADPILVRCELAGDRIVVEVTDHGPGFDLTAVPELPEVETPERLRHESGLGVSLMHRLSDTAEVESGPGGTLVRLVIAVGNA, encoded by the coding sequence GTGCCCCCACGGTCCGAGTACCTGCAGCTGGTACGGGCGATCGTCGGGGCGACCGCCGCCCTGGAGGACGGCCTGCACTCCGGTCGGGTCGCTGACCTCCGCCTGGTCGCGTCCGAGGCGGTCGCGAATGCCATCGTGGCCCAGGGATCGATTCTCGCCGCAGATCCGATCCTCGTGCGGTGCGAGTTGGCCGGTGACCGGATCGTCGTGGAGGTCACCGACCATGGCCCGGGATTCGACCTGACCGCCGTCCCCGAACTCCCGGAGGTCGAGACACCGGAGCGCCTCCGCCACGAGTCGGGTCTTGGGGTGTCGCTCATGCATCGGCTCTCCGACACCGCCGAGGTGGAGAGTGGGCCCGGGGGCACGCTGGTGAGGCTCGTGATCGCCGTCGGGAACGCCTGA
- the nhaA gene encoding Na+/H+ antiporter NhaA, producing MAGRQPTTDLTWLGSNRPLARAIGRPMVRFLDIEASGGILLMVATLVALVWANSPWSGSYYDFWHTEVHLAFGDVVSLDQDGHSLTLVGFVNDVLMAVFFFVVGLEIKREMVTGELRRPRAAMLPIAAALGGMVVPALIFLAFNRSGAASTGWGIPMATDIAFAVGVVSLLGRRVPTSLKVFLLSLAIVDDIGAILVIAVFYTSDLAMDWLFLGVATTVAVATLTRLKVWYTPFYILLGSVLWYAMFRSGVHTTIAGVAMGLLAPARPLLDRAVMPPIEFDQLDAEDLREAKFRLNESVSVASRLEHRLHPVTGFVIIPVFALANAGVDISWESLSNAMTSGITLGVAFGLVVGKVVGVSSFSFLALRLGLAVLPAGTTRRHLVGISAIAGIGFTVSLFVTGLAFDAVALQNEAKVGILGASIVAAVVGVMILLGARPVVAEGDGGGTATVDATGQEPLA from the coding sequence ATGGCAGGCAGGCAACCGACGACAGACCTCACGTGGCTGGGCAGCAACCGGCCCCTGGCACGCGCCATCGGCCGGCCCATGGTGCGCTTCCTCGACATTGAGGCGTCTGGTGGAATCCTGCTGATGGTGGCCACCTTGGTGGCGCTGGTGTGGGCCAACTCGCCCTGGTCGGGGTCCTACTACGACTTCTGGCACACCGAGGTCCACCTGGCGTTCGGCGACGTGGTGTCACTCGACCAGGACGGGCACTCGCTCACCCTGGTGGGGTTCGTGAACGACGTCCTGATGGCCGTCTTCTTCTTCGTGGTTGGCCTCGAGATCAAGAGGGAGATGGTCACCGGCGAACTCCGGCGACCACGGGCCGCCATGCTCCCGATCGCCGCGGCCCTCGGCGGCATGGTGGTACCCGCCCTAATCTTCCTGGCGTTCAACCGATCGGGTGCGGCCTCGACCGGCTGGGGAATCCCGATGGCCACCGACATCGCCTTCGCCGTGGGCGTGGTCTCGCTGCTGGGTCGGCGGGTGCCGACCTCGCTCAAGGTCTTCCTCCTGAGCCTGGCTATCGTCGATGACATCGGCGCCATCCTGGTGATCGCCGTCTTCTACACCTCTGACCTCGCCATGGACTGGCTGTTCCTGGGTGTGGCGACCACGGTGGCCGTGGCGACGCTGACCCGGTTGAAGGTCTGGTACACCCCCTTCTACATCCTGCTCGGATCGGTTCTCTGGTACGCCATGTTCAGGTCGGGGGTCCACACAACCATCGCCGGCGTGGCCATGGGCCTCCTGGCTCCGGCGAGGCCCCTGCTGGACAGGGCCGTGATGCCGCCGATCGAATTTGACCAGTTGGATGCCGAGGACCTGCGGGAGGCGAAGTTCCGCCTCAACGAGTCGGTCTCGGTGGCCTCCCGCCTGGAGCACCGGCTCCATCCCGTGACCGGTTTCGTGATCATCCCGGTGTTCGCCCTGGCCAACGCGGGAGTCGACATCAGCTGGGAGTCGCTCTCCAATGCCATGACCTCGGGCATCACCCTGGGCGTCGCCTTCGGCCTGGTGGTCGGCAAGGTCGTCGGAGTGTCGTCCTTCAGCTTTCTGGCGCTGCGCCTCGGCCTGGCCGTCTTACCGGCCGGGACGACCCGTCGGCACCTCGTCGGCATCTCGGCCATCGCCGGCATCGGGTTCACCGTCTCGCTGTTCGTCACCGGCCTGGCCTTCGATGCCGTCGCCCTCCAGAACGAGGCAAAGGTGGGCATCCTGGGAGCCTCCATTGTGGCGGCGGTGGTCGGCGTGATGATCCTTCTGGGAGCCCGGCCCGTGGTCGCCGAGGGCGACGGTGGGGGCACGGCGACGGTCGACGCAACCGGTCAGGAGCCGCTGGCATGA
- the topA gene encoding type I DNA topoisomerase, with amino-acid sequence MTRALVIVESPAKAKTIAGYLGDGFVVESSIGHVRDLPQRASDVPEGQRGAPWAKLGIDIDNGFAPYYVVNSDKKEQIARLRRLLKEADELYLATDEDREGEAIAWHLLELLKPTVPVKRMVFHEITLTAITEALSHTREVDRNLVDAQETRRILDRLYGYELSPVLWRMIGKGLSAGRVQSVATRIVVERERERMAFLAAGYWDLTATVTTADAGSFTTRLVAVDGTRVASGRDFGDDGRPTRDDMLVLDEAAAGALTAGLVGRRLTVAGVEPKPYRRRPAAPFTTSTFQQEAGRKLRMSSSLAMHAAQGLYQKGYITYMRTDSTTLSDTAVSAARAVARERFGADHLPDTPRTYANKVRNAQEAHEAIRPAGDRFRHPDDVAGEVPTSEARVYEMIWQRTVASQMTDVVGETVRVTLAGPVGPEGAGVGGAVTFSASGTVISHHGFRRVYREDVDDPEEGDDERVLPALQVGATVDVAEVLPDGHTTQPPARFTEASLVKRMEEFGVGRPSTYASIMETIQRNYVFKKGSALVPTLSAFAVTTLLELHFPRLVDYDFTAAMEEDLDQIANGRAERVPWLEAFYFGSEDDIGLHAKVTTRLGDIDPRGVSTVELGVTDDGELVVARFGKFGPYVQVGEDTASIPDDVPLDELSVARALGYLDAPTDRELGTDPETGLVVIARSGRFGPYVSLGRLPDRPKPGSPEGRLMLVPRNRREVKVALAYLRLAAGRLDWAAAKQVLNVPKRGIGKGAVERLAVAVEDGAAPLDALRRADELGITGRPLAGVRAFVELADDLAVGSDVAPDEVLRGALLASGFLAEVRDGEGSDARLANLDVLFEAAGSFADADALLDELDRQADADEAPRPRTASLFQTMTLERITFEDAMQLLSLPRVVGVDPTDGMEITVQNGRFGPYLRKGSDSRSLESEEQLLTITLDGCLAVLAQPKRRGRTVARPPLRELGVDPASGRTMILKDGNWGPYVTDGEHNASLKRGDSVEELTDERAAELLAERRMKGPARKRR; translated from the coding sequence ATGACCAGGGCCCTCGTCATCGTCGAGTCTCCTGCCAAGGCCAAGACCATCGCCGGCTATCTGGGCGACGGATTCGTCGTGGAGTCATCGATCGGCCACGTCCGCGACCTCCCCCAGCGGGCCTCCGATGTACCCGAGGGCCAGCGGGGCGCTCCGTGGGCCAAGTTGGGCATCGACATCGACAACGGCTTCGCGCCGTACTACGTGGTGAACAGCGACAAGAAGGAGCAGATCGCCCGGCTGCGCCGCCTCCTGAAGGAGGCCGACGAGCTGTACCTGGCCACGGATGAGGACCGGGAGGGGGAGGCCATCGCCTGGCACCTGCTGGAGCTCCTGAAGCCGACGGTGCCGGTGAAGAGGATGGTCTTCCACGAGATCACCCTGACGGCCATCACCGAGGCCCTCTCCCACACCCGTGAGGTGGACCGCAACCTCGTTGACGCCCAGGAGACCCGACGGATTCTCGACCGGCTCTACGGTTACGAACTGTCCCCGGTCCTGTGGCGCATGATCGGCAAGGGCCTGTCAGCCGGTCGGGTGCAGAGCGTGGCCACCCGGATCGTGGTGGAGCGGGAGCGGGAGCGGATGGCGTTCCTGGCTGCCGGCTACTGGGACCTGACGGCGACGGTCACGACCGCTGACGCCGGGTCGTTCACCACCCGTCTTGTCGCCGTCGACGGCACGCGGGTGGCGTCGGGTCGGGACTTCGGCGATGACGGCCGACCCACCCGCGACGACATGCTGGTGCTGGACGAGGCCGCGGCGGGCGCTCTCACCGCCGGCCTGGTCGGGCGCCGTCTGACGGTGGCGGGGGTCGAGCCGAAGCCCTATCGACGACGGCCTGCCGCACCCTTCACCACCTCGACCTTCCAGCAGGAGGCGGGCCGCAAATTGCGGATGTCGTCCTCGCTGGCCATGCACGCCGCCCAGGGTCTCTACCAGAAGGGCTATATCACCTACATGCGGACCGACAGCACCACGCTGTCGGACACGGCCGTGTCAGCCGCCCGGGCCGTGGCCCGTGAACGGTTCGGTGCCGACCACCTCCCGGACACCCCACGGACGTATGCCAACAAGGTGCGCAACGCCCAGGAGGCCCACGAGGCGATCCGGCCGGCCGGCGACCGGTTCCGCCATCCTGACGATGTGGCCGGCGAGGTGCCGACCAGCGAGGCCCGGGTCTACGAGATGATCTGGCAGCGCACCGTGGCATCCCAGATGACCGACGTCGTGGGAGAGACGGTCCGGGTCACCCTCGCCGGTCCGGTGGGCCCAGAGGGTGCCGGCGTCGGGGGGGCGGTCACCTTTTCGGCCAGCGGCACGGTGATCAGCCATCACGGGTTCCGCCGGGTCTACCGGGAGGACGTCGACGATCCGGAGGAGGGCGACGACGAGAGGGTGCTTCCGGCGCTACAGGTGGGGGCGACGGTCGACGTGGCCGAGGTGCTACCGGACGGCCACACGACCCAGCCGCCGGCCCGCTTCACCGAGGCCTCGCTGGTCAAGCGGATGGAGGAGTTCGGGGTGGGTCGGCCATCGACGTACGCCTCGATCATGGAGACCATCCAGCGCAACTACGTCTTCAAGAAGGGCTCGGCGCTCGTGCCGACGCTCAGTGCCTTCGCCGTGACCACCCTGCTCGAGCTCCACTTCCCCCGACTCGTGGACTACGACTTCACCGCCGCCATGGAGGAGGACCTCGACCAGATAGCCAACGGCCGAGCGGAGCGCGTGCCGTGGCTCGAAGCCTTCTACTTCGGGTCCGAGGACGACATCGGCCTGCATGCCAAGGTCACGACCCGGCTGGGCGACATCGACCCCCGCGGGGTCAGCACGGTAGAGCTCGGTGTCACGGACGACGGTGAGCTCGTGGTGGCCCGTTTCGGAAAGTTCGGACCGTACGTACAGGTGGGGGAGGACACCGCCTCGATCCCTGATGACGTGCCGCTCGACGAGCTGTCGGTCGCCCGGGCCCTCGGGTACCTGGACGCGCCGACCGATCGGGAGTTGGGGACCGACCCGGAGACCGGCCTGGTGGTCATAGCCCGCTCGGGTCGGTTCGGGCCCTACGTGTCGCTGGGCAGGCTCCCCGACCGTCCGAAGCCCGGGTCCCCCGAGGGTCGGCTCATGTTGGTCCCGCGGAACCGCAGGGAGGTCAAGGTGGCGCTGGCGTACCTCCGCCTGGCGGCCGGGCGACTCGACTGGGCGGCAGCGAAGCAGGTGTTGAATGTCCCCAAGCGGGGAATCGGCAAGGGGGCCGTCGAACGTCTGGCCGTCGCGGTGGAGGACGGGGCGGCGCCTCTGGACGCCCTTCGCCGGGCCGACGAGCTCGGGATCACCGGAAGGCCGTTGGCCGGCGTGCGGGCCTTCGTGGAGTTGGCCGACGACCTGGCGGTCGGGTCGGACGTCGCGCCCGACGAGGTGCTTCGTGGAGCGTTGCTGGCGTCGGGATTCCTGGCCGAGGTTCGCGACGGTGAGGGCTCCGACGCCCGACTGGCCAACCTGGACGTGCTGTTCGAGGCGGCCGGGAGCTTCGCCGACGCAGATGCGCTTCTGGACGAGCTGGATCGGCAGGCCGACGCCGACGAGGCGCCCCGCCCGAGGACGGCCTCGCTCTTCCAGACGATGACCCTGGAGCGGATCACCTTCGAGGATGCCATGCAGCTCCTCAGCCTTCCGCGGGTGGTCGGGGTGGATCCGACCGACGGCATGGAGATAACAGTGCAGAACGGGCGCTTCGGGCCGTACCTCAGGAAGGGCTCCGACAGCCGCAGCCTGGAGTCCGAGGAGCAGCTGCTCACCATCACCCTCGACGGCTGCCTGGCCGTCCTGGCCCAGCCCAAGCGTCGTGGCAGGACGGTGGCGAGGCCACCGCTCCGGGAACTTGGGGTGGATCCGGCATCGGGCCGCACGATGATCCTCAAGGACGGCAACTGGGGTCCGTACGTGACCGACGGTGAACACAACGCGTCCTTGAAGCGGGGGGACTCGGTCGAGGAGCTAACCGACGAGCGAGCCGCCGAGTTGCTGGCCGAGCGGCGGATGAAGGGGCCAGCCCGGAAGCGTCGGTAA
- a CDS encoding MFS transporter — protein sequence MSGSTGRDSADSREDPVPGDEFTPFRILGRPSVLRSRLFSTPAFYRLWLAQVVSATGDWLGLLAISILAIRLGSGNEGAALSLVLAARIVPGFFFGPVAGVFVDRWDRKKTMVTCDMGRAMVMLALPFVDTLFGLFLASLLLEAFTMLWGPAKEASVPHVVPVESLASANSLSLVAAYGTFPLGAGLMALFGRLSTALFDSSWADNVRLDDMGLAFYANALSFLVTGYLIFTLDLPKRPRVERDLAKGRRAVLAHPIDELREGWRFVFVNPVVRTVNMGMATGLIGGGMLVPLGAIYADEVLGAGRSGLGVLITALGLGVAGGVALVSWLQRRLDKARTFTWSLVGAGVFLALAASISQVHLSTTMVFGIGICAGSVYVLGFTLLHENVDDQLRGRIFSTFYVLVRACVLLALVVGPLMEDLLDRLSSALWDRHVEVFGVAVDVPGVRLTLWLASLIILASGAVAIASLRAGELGYRSSDPDREQAP from the coding sequence GTGAGCGGATCGACCGGACGAGACTCGGCCGACAGTCGGGAGGATCCGGTTCCCGGCGACGAGTTCACGCCGTTCCGGATCCTCGGACGTCCCTCGGTTCTGCGGTCCCGGCTGTTCAGCACCCCGGCCTTCTACCGCCTCTGGCTGGCCCAGGTGGTCTCGGCCACCGGTGACTGGTTGGGCCTGCTGGCCATCTCCATCCTCGCCATCCGGCTCGGCTCCGGGAACGAGGGTGCCGCCCTGAGCCTGGTGCTGGCCGCCCGAATCGTGCCCGGCTTCTTCTTCGGGCCGGTGGCAGGCGTGTTCGTGGACCGATGGGACCGCAAGAAGACGATGGTGACCTGCGACATGGGCAGGGCCATGGTCATGCTGGCCCTCCCGTTCGTCGACACCCTGTTCGGGCTGTTCCTCGCCTCGCTGCTCCTGGAGGCGTTCACCATGCTGTGGGGCCCGGCAAAGGAGGCATCGGTGCCACACGTGGTCCCCGTCGAGTCGCTGGCCTCCGCCAACTCGTTGTCGTTGGTAGCCGCCTACGGGACCTTCCCGCTGGGTGCCGGGCTGATGGCCCTCTTCGGACGGTTGTCGACGGCCCTGTTCGACTCGTCGTGGGCCGACAACGTGCGCCTCGACGACATGGGGCTGGCGTTCTACGCAAACGCCCTGTCATTCCTCGTGACCGGCTACCTGATCTTCACCCTCGACCTCCCGAAGCGCCCCAGGGTCGAACGTGACCTGGCGAAGGGCCGCCGGGCCGTCCTGGCCCACCCGATCGATGAACTGCGCGAGGGCTGGCGCTTCGTCTTCGTCAACCCGGTGGTGCGCACCGTCAACATGGGCATGGCCACCGGGCTCATCGGAGGCGGCATGCTGGTTCCCCTGGGCGCTATCTATGCCGACGAGGTGCTGGGTGCGGGCAGGTCGGGTCTCGGGGTGCTGATCACCGCCCTGGGGCTCGGAGTGGCGGGCGGCGTGGCGCTCGTCTCGTGGCTCCAGCGACGGCTCGACAAGGCGCGGACGTTCACCTGGTCGTTGGTGGGTGCCGGTGTGTTCCTGGCCCTGGCCGCGTCCATTAGCCAGGTCCACCTCTCCACGACGATGGTGTTCGGCATCGGGATCTGTGCCGGGTCGGTCTACGTGCTCGGCTTCACCCTGCTCCACGAGAACGTCGACGACCAGTTGCGGGGCCGGATCTTCTCCACGTTCTACGTGCTGGTCCGGGCCTGCGTCCTGCTGGCCCTGGTGGTCGGACCCCTGATGGAGGACCTGCTGGACCGGCTTTCCAGCGCGCTGTGGGATCGTCACGTGGAGGTGTTCGGGGTGGCGGTGGACGTGCCGGGGGTGCGTCTCACGCTGTGGTTGGCATCCCTGATCATCCTTGCCTCCGGGGCGGTGGCCATCGCCTCGCTGCGGGCCGGTGAGCTCGGCTACCGATCGTCTGACCCGGACCGGGAGCAGGCGCCGTGA
- the tmk gene encoding dTMP kinase, with the protein MTGRFIAVEGADGTGKSTQARLLAERLGAVFTREPGGTPLGERIRALVLDPSGDSPVDRAEALLMAAARAQHVAEVVGPALAAGRDVVSDRYVASSVAYQGYGRGLGAEAVAEVNRFATDDLQPDLVVLILVDAPVAGRRLGDDLDRIEQAGDGLQATVVAAYREMAAADPDRWLVVDGNGPVDEVAARVAAAVEERLG; encoded by the coding sequence GTGACCGGACGCTTCATCGCCGTGGAGGGAGCAGACGGCACGGGCAAGAGCACGCAGGCCCGGTTGCTGGCAGAGCGGCTGGGGGCGGTGTTCACCCGGGAGCCGGGCGGGACGCCGCTCGGGGAGCGTATCCGGGCCCTAGTCCTGGACCCTTCCGGAGATTCTCCGGTGGACCGGGCCGAGGCCCTGCTGATGGCCGCAGCGAGGGCCCAGCACGTGGCCGAGGTGGTGGGACCGGCGCTGGCCGCCGGCCGGGACGTGGTGTCTGACCGGTACGTGGCGTCATCGGTCGCCTATCAGGGCTACGGCCGCGGGCTGGGAGCCGAGGCGGTCGCCGAGGTGAACCGCTTCGCCACCGACGACCTGCAGCCCGACCTGGTCGTCCTGATCCTGGTGGACGCACCGGTGGCGGGTCGACGCCTGGGCGATGACCTGGACCGGATCGAGCAGGCCGGCGATGGCCTCCAGGCAACGGTGGTGGCCGCCTATCGGGAGATGGCCGCCGCCGATCCCGACAGGTGGCTCGTAGTGGACGGCAACGGCCCTGTAGACGAGGTGGCCGCCAGGGTGGCCGCCGCCGTCGAGGAGCGATTGGGATGA